GCGAGCTGCATCGACAGCTTGCGAAGGTGCTTCATCGCACGGACCGAGTCCGGGTCGAGGACGATGACCGCCTCACCGAAGAGCGCGCCGTTCTTGGTTCCCCCGAAGGAGAGGACGTCGACGCCGACCGTGTTGGTGAACGTACGCATGGGCACGTCCAGCGACGCGGCGGCGTTGGCTATCCGGGCCCCGTCGAGGTGCACCTTCATGCCGTGCCCGTGGGCGTGTTCGCAGATGGCGCGGATCTCGTCGGGGGTGTAGACCGTGCCCAGTTCGGTGTTCTGGGTGATCGACACGACCTGCGGCATCGCCCGGTGCTCGTCGTCCCAGCCGTACGCCTGCCGGTCGATGAGCTCGGGTGTCAGCTTGCCGTCGGGCGTCGGCACGGTGAGCAGCTTCAGGCCGCCCATCCGCTCCGGGGCGCCCCCCTCGTCCACGTTGATGTGCGCGGACTCGGCGCAGATCACGGCGCCCCAGCGGTCGGTCAGCGCCTGGAGGGCGAGGACGTTGGCACCGGTGCCGTTGAAGACCGGGAACGCCTCGGAGCCGGCACCGAAGTGACTGTGCACGACGCGCTGGAGGTGCTCGGTGTAGTCGTCCTCGCCGTAGGCGACCTGGTGGCCGCCGTTGGCGAGGGCGAGGGCGGCGAGAACCTCGGGGTGCGCGCCCGCGTAGTTGTCACTCGCGAATCCGCGTACCTGCGGATCGTGGTGTCGGCGCGCGTCGGTCCTCACGGTTGCGGGGTCAGCCACAGGCGCTTTCCGTTCACTTCTCCGGCGGGCATGTCCCAGACGCCGGCGATGGCCTCGGCCAGCTCCTTGACGTCGGTGAAGCCCGCGAACTTCGCATTCGGGCGCTCGGCGCGCATCGCGTCGTGCACCAGTGCCTTGACGACCAGGATCGCAGCCGCGGTCTTCGGACCTTCGTCACCCCCCGCCTTGCGGAAGGCGTCGGCGAGCGCGAGCGTCCACGCCTCGGCCGCGGCCTTGGACGCGGAGTAGGCGGCGTTGCCCGCGGTGGGAGCGCTCGCTCCCGCCGCGCTGATGAGCACGTAGCGGCCCCGGTCACTGCGCTGGAGGCCCTGCTGGAAGGCGAGCGAGGTGGACTGGACCGTGCGGATCAGGAGCTTCTCCAGAAGATCCCAGTCCTTGAGGTCCGTCTCGGCGAAGGTGGAGCTGCCGCGCCAGCCGCCGACGAGGTGCACCAGGCCGTCGATCCGGCCGAACTCCTTCTCCGTCTTGTCCGCCCAGTCCCGGGCTGCTGCCAGGTCGAGCAGATCGACGGTGTCGCCGGTGACGGTCGCGCCGCCGTGGGCGTAGCGTGCGGCATCGACGGCCTCCGCGAGCCGCTCGGCGTTGGCGTCGGACGCGACGACGATCGCGCCGGCCTCGGCAAGTCTCAGCAGGGTGGCCCGGCCCGCCGGTCCGGCCGCTCCTGCCACGGCGATGACCGCACCTTCGAGCGCGCTCCCGTTGCCGTCAACCGTTCCGGTCATGGACTCCGCCTCCTTGGGACGAGCGCTCACGCGGCTGCCTGCTCGGCGTCGGCCGCGGTGATCCCCTTGGTCGAGGCGATCACGTTCTTCAGCTTCTTGGAGAGTGCCTCATAGAACATGCTCAGGGGAAACTCGTCCGGAAGCACGTCGTCGACGAGCTTGCGCGGCGGCTGGGTCAGGTCCAGGGCGTCCGGTCCCTTGGCCCAGCGGGAGCCCGGGTGCGGGGCGAGGTAGGTGGACACCAGGTCGTACGCGGCGAACCAGTGGACCAGCTTCGGGCGGTCGATGCCGTCGCGGTACAGGGTCTCGATCTCGGCGCAGAGCTGGTTGGTGACCTTGGGAGCCCGCTCCCAGTCGATCTTCAGCGTGTTGTCCGTCCAGCGCACCACGTCGTGCTTGTGCAGGTACGCGAAGAGGAGCTGGCCGCCGAGACCGTCGTAGTTGCGGACGCGCTCGCCGGTGACGGGGAAGCGGAACATGCGGTCGAAGAGCACCGCGTACTGCACGTCACGGCCGTGCGCGTTGCCTTCGGCCTCCAGCTTCACGGCCTCCTTGAAGGCGGTGAGGTCGCAGCGCAGCTCCTCCAGGCCGTACATCCAGAACGGCTGGCGCTGCTTGATCATGAAGGGGTCGAACGGCAGGTCGCCGTGGCTGTGGGTGCGGTCGTGGACCATGTCCCAGAGCACGAACGCCTGCTCGCAGCGGGTCTGGTCGCCGATCATCTCGCGGATGTCCTCGGGCAGCTCGACGCCCAGGAGGTCGACGGACGCCTCGGTGACCCGGCGGAAGCGGGCGGCCTCGCGGTCGCAGAAGATGCCGCCCCAGCTGAAGCGCTCGGGGGCCTCGCGCACGGCGATGGTCTCGGGGAAGAGCACCGCCGAGTTGGTGTCGTAGCCCGAGGTGAAGTCCTCGAAGGTGATACCGCAGAAAAGCGGGTTGTCGTAGCGCGTGGCTTCGAGGTCGGCGAGCCACTCGGGCCAGACCATCCGCAGCACGACCGCTTCGAGGTTGCGGTCCGGGTTGCCGTTCTGCGTGTACATCGCGAAGACGACCAGGTGCTGGAGGCCGTCGGCGCGGTTCTTGGCCGGCTGGAAGGCCAGCAGCGAGTCCAGGAAGTCCGGGACGCCGAAGCCTTCGGCGGCCCAGCGACGCAGGTCCGCGACCAGGGCGCGGTGGTACGCGGCGTCGTGCGGGAGCAGCGGGGAGAGCTCCTCGATCGCGGCGACCACACGATCGAGCGTCGCGGCAGCGGTCGCGGGCGACGGCGCGTGCTCGGCGGCGAAGTCGATGGATCCGTCCTTCGACTGCCAGGGACGGATCTCCTCCACGGCCTTCTTGAGCGCGGGCCAGGCAGCGTGCTCGACCACCCGCGGGGCGGTCGCTATGACGCCGTCGGCGACGTCGTGCACAAGAATTTCCGTCATAACACTTCCTCCACGGGAGAACCTCGCGTTAAGCAACCGTATCTGTGTGCGGGTGCTCAGGACAAGTGGAGCTCAGAAGATTATCCTGCCGACCCCCCGTTCTCACCGCTGTTTTTCCTGCGCGGTGACCCGACGGAACGGGTTCCGTCCGGCTCGCCCAGGCTTCCGAACGGCAGGCGACACAACGCAGTTGCCCCGTGCACGACCGGTCCTTCCGCAGGGACGGGCCACTAGGCTCCGCACTGCCGCAGTGCCGTATTGCCGTAGTGCCGCGTGGGTAGGAGCCGCACGCGGGGAGCCGTCGACGGAAGCGAGATTGCCTTGACTTTTCTCACCATCGGTCATCGCGGGGTCATGGGTGTCGAACCGGAGAACACCCTGCGGTCCTTCGTCCACGCGGAACAGGCCGGCATGGACGCCATCGAGCTCGACCTCCACCTGAGCAAGGACGGCGCGCTCGCCGTCATGCACGACGCCGCGGTGGACCGCACGACCGACGGCACGGGGCAGATCGCCGAGAGGACGATGGCCGAGCTGCGCGGGCTCGACGCCGGGCAGGGCGAGCGGGTGCCCGTCTTCGAGGAGGTCCTCGACGCCGTCGCGGCACCGCTCCAGGCGGAGATCAAGGACGTCGCCGCCGCGCGGGCGCTCGCCGAGGTGATGCTGCGACGCGATCTCGTGGAGCGGGTGGAGGTGTCGTCGTTCCACGACGAGGCGGTCGCCGAGATCGCACAGCTGGTGCCCGGCGTGCGGACGGTGCTCATCGCCAGCCGCTGGGGCGGCGACGTGGTGGAGCGGGCGAAGGCGGTGGGCGCGGCGACACTCGCGCTGAACATCCGCCGTCTCACGCTGGAGACGGTCGAGGAGGCGCACGCCGAGAACCTGAAGGTGATCGGCTGGGTGGTGAACACCCAGGACCAGCTGCGCCTGGTGCGCGCGCTCGGCCTCGACGGCGCGACGACCGACTTCCCGGAGATCCGCCGCGCGGGCCGCTTCACCGCGTAACGGGCGGCGGCTCCGCGCGGGCGTGGACAGGGGTGGAGCGGGTCGAACCGTGCGGGCGGATCAGGCCGCGGGAAGGTCCTTGATCAACAGCTCGAACGCGAGATCGTCGCGCTGGGGAACGCCGAAGCGCTCGTCGCCGTACGGGAAGGGGGTCAGCTTTCCCGTACGGCGGTAGCCGCGGCGCTCGTACCAGGCGATCAGCTCCTCACGGACGGAGATCACCGTCATGTGCATCTCCCGCACGCTCCAGCTCTCCACCACCGTGCGCTCGGCCTCGGCGATGATCACCTTGCCGAGGCCCGCCCCCTGGAGTTCGGGCCGGACCGCGAACATGCCGAAGTAGGCCGCGTCACCCCGGTGTTCGAGCTGACAGCAGGCGACCGGCTCCCCGTCGCGCTCCACCACGAGCAGGCGGCCGGAGGGCGCGGTGACGACGGCGCGTACCCCGTCCGCGTCCGTCCGCTGCCCCTGGAGAATGTCCGCCTCGGTGGTCCACCCGGCCCGGCTGGAGTCGCCGCGATAGGCGGACTCGATGAGCCGCACGAGCGCGGGCACGTCGTCCTCGGTCGCGTCGCGGAAGGTGAGCTGTCCCGAGTCCCGGGGCGGGGCCGTGTCCATGGTGATGCTCTCCGTTTCTGTGCTGCCGACGGTGCGGCACGAGACTAACCCGGCCCCGACCGCCCCCCGCAGGCCCGTCCGCGCTCCCCCTGCACCTCAATGCGCCGGGTACGGGGGTGCGGAACGCGGGCATCGATGGGGCGACACCGGTTTCGTACGCCTGAGGGGGAGGTGCGCCGTGCACGGACCGGCGCTGTCCGGCTGGCTGCTGATGGTGTTGTGCGCGGTGGCGGGCGCCTCCTGTCTGTCACGTACGCGCGTCACCACGGGGGAAGAGCGCAGAGCCGCGCGCGCCGAGGCGGTGATGGGCTTCGGCATGGCCGCGATGGCGGTGCCCGCCGCGCTGCTCACGCCGCCGTCCTGGGCCTGGGCCGTGTACGCCGTGCTGTTCGGCGGAGCCGCGCTGCAAGCCCTGCGGTCCGTACGGTTCGGGGGGCACCACCTGCACCACCTCGTCGGGTCGCTGGCGATGGTCTACATGGCCGTGACGATGGCCCCCGGAGCGGGTCACGGCGGGCACGGCGCCACCCCGTCCGCCGGAGGCATCCCCCTGCTGACCGGCCTGCTGCTGGCCTACTACGCGTTCTACGTCCTGCGATCGGCGGGCCGCCTGATCCCCGTGGCCGCAGCCGCCGGAGCCCCGGGAGGCGGCCTGGGCCGGGGGCCGCAGCCGGAGCTGGCACTGGCCTGCCGGCTGACGATGGGCATAGCCATGTTCGCGATGTTGCTCACCCTGTGAGACAGAAGGCCCGCCGGACCGTGTCCTACGTCACTTGCCGAACGCAGCCATACCCGTGAGTACCCGGCGCTCAATAGGCTGACCGCATGTTGGTCTCCCTCGTGCTGCTGCTGCTCGGCGCACTGGCCGCTCTCGTGACCCCCCGCCTGATGGCGCGGGCACAGTGGCCGGAGCGCGAGCCGGTGGTGGCCCTGTGGGTCTGGCAGTGCGTCGTGGCGGGGGTACTGCTGTCGTTCGGGCTCTCCATGACCTTCAGTGCGTCCGCCGCCTGGCAGGCGGTCCGGGGGCATGTGTTCGCGCCCGCGCCGCACGCGGTGGTCGAGGCGTACGCCCTGGCGGCGTACGGCCCCTGGTCGGCCGTCATCGCCGTGCTGTTGGCTCTCGGGGGCGCGTGGACGCTGGCGATGCTGGTACGGGAGATCCGCCGGGCGCAGTCGCGGCGCGCGCGTCGTCGCACGGAACTCCTGGTCCGTTCCCCCCTGATGCCCGGCGAGACCCCCGGCAGCGAGCGGCTCGTGGTGCTGGAGGGCGACCGCCCCGACGCCTGGTGGCTGCCGGGCGCCGCACCCCAACTGGTCATCACCACTGCCGCACTGGGCCGCCTGAAGGGCCGTCAGCTGGACGCGGTCCTGGCGCACGAGCAGGGGCACGCCCGGGCGCGGCACGACTGGCTGCTTCACTGTTCGGGCGCTCTGGCCACGGGATTCCCGCAGATTCCGGTGTTCGCCGCGTTCCGTGACGAGATGCACCGTCTCGTCGAACTCGCCGCGGACGACGTGGCATCGCGCCGCTTCGGGCGGCTCACCACCGCGCTCGCGCTGGTCGGGCTCAACGAGGACCGGGGCGTGTTCGGTCCCTGCCCGTCGACGGACGCACAAGTGCCGCTGCGGGTGAACCGGTTGCTGGCACCGACGGAGCGGCTCACCGCGGGCCGGAAGCTCCGGCTGACCGCGGCGGCCACGCTGTTGCCCGTCGTACCTCTGCTGGTGGCATTCGCTCCGGGACTCAGCGCCCTGGGATAGCCGGTCGCGGGGGCCGTCGGCGAGGATCACCCCATGCGCCTCATGGACCGCCCCCACCTCCACTCCCCCGACCATCGCAGCGCGGACCCACGCCTCGTGCGCACGGGTCTCGTCTGCGCGGCCCTCTCGGTGGCCCTCGTGATCCTGGTGGCGGTGAGCTGGTCCCCCCTCATGTCGTTGGACCGCACGATCGCCGACACCCTGCACCGCAACGCCGTGAACGAACCGGCACTGGTGCAGGTCAACCGCGTGCTGACCGACTGGGTGTGGGACCCCTGGACGATGCGCGCCGCGATCGCCGTCACGGCGATCGCCCTGTGGTGGCGTGGCTCCAGGTGGCTCGCCGTCTGGGTGGCCGCGACGAGCGCGCTCTCCACCCTCGTACAGCAAGTGCTCAAGGCGGCTGTCGACCGGGAAAGGCCCCGGTGGCCGGACCCGGTGGACTCCGCGCACTACGCGGCCTTCCCCTCGGGACACGTGATGACCGCGGTGGTGACCTGCGCGCTCCTGCTGTGGCTGCTGCGGCTGCACGGAACGGGACCGCTGGTGTGGCGGACCGCACTGGTGGTCGCGGTCGTGTCGGTCGTCGGCGTCGCGTTCACCCGGATCTACCTCGGGGTCCACTGGATGACCGATGTGGTGGGCGGCACGCTGCTGGGGGTGACCATGGCCGTGTTCTCGATCCTCGGCTACACCGTGTTCCGGGATCGCCGGGCCGACGGGCGGAAGGAACGGGGGAGGCTGTCCCGGGCCGATCGAGGCCACGGGCACCGTCACACCGATGGGATTCAGCCATAAACCCGGCCGATGTGGAGATGTGAGGGATATCCCCGTCGCACAATGTGTCGGATTGTCGGATCGGGGTCGTAGCCTTGTACGTATGCCCACCACTCCGACCTCGTCCGACTCCGTGCGTTCCGCCTCCGCCGTCAACGAAGCAATTCGCGACCTGTGGCAGCGCTCGGGCGGATACCTGACCCCGGACGACGAGGCGGAGTACCAGCGACTGCTGGTGGAGTGGGCAGCGGCTGCGGGCACGGTCGTGCGGTCCGCCGCCTGACGGACGAAACGTTCCGCTTCGCGGGACGCGCTGTGCGATGCTGCTGGGATGATCGACCGGCCCACCGTGCTCATACACCGCCTGGCAGGCCGGGACCTCTCCCCCGCCGACGGGCTCTCCGCGCTGCTGACCGCGTACCACTTGCGTACCGAGGCCGAGAAGGGCCTCACCGTCGACCGTGCGGACGCGCTGCCCGCGCGCTATCGCGCGGAGATCCTGTCGCCGCAGAGCGCCTTCGCCGACGACGTCGTGGTGATCGCCAGAAGCGAGGGCGCGCCAGTGGGCTGCCTGGTGGTGACCGCCCCGGTCGACGGGCGGACGGAGATCAAACGGCTGTGGGTGGATCCTGCGATGCGGGGCGCCGGCATCGCGTCCTCGCTGGTCGGGTGCGCGCTGGATCACGCGGCACAGATCGGCGCGGGTCCGGTGGCGCTCTCCGTGTGGAGCTGGCGTACGGGAGCCATCGCGCTCTACGAGCGGCTCGGCTTCACCACGGTCGACTCGTGGGACGCCCGCGACGGGCTGGTCTGCATGGAACACGCCTGAATCCGGCGATCCCCCGCATCGCCGGAGCCGGACGGACACCGCGTCGGCCGGCC
The Streptomyces sp. NBC_00234 DNA segment above includes these coding regions:
- a CDS encoding threonine aldolase family protein, with product MRTDARRHHDPQVRGFASDNYAGAHPEVLAALALANGGHQVAYGEDDYTEHLQRVVHSHFGAGSEAFPVFNGTGANVLALQALTDRWGAVICAESAHINVDEGGAPERMGGLKLLTVPTPDGKLTPELIDRQAYGWDDEHRAMPQVVSITQNTELGTVYTPDEIRAICEHAHGHGMKVHLDGARIANAAASLDVPMRTFTNTVGVDVLSFGGTKNGALFGEAVIVLDPDSVRAMKHLRKLSMQLASKMRFVSVQLEALLARDLWLRNARHANAMAQRLAEGVRGVDGVEILHPVQANAVFARLPHDVSERLQKRFRFYFWDEAAGDVRWMCAYDTTEEDVDAFVQALKEEMAK
- a CDS encoding SDR family oxidoreductase — its product is MTGTVDGNGSALEGAVIAVAGAAGPAGRATLLRLAEAGAIVVASDANAERLAEAVDAARYAHGGATVTGDTVDLLDLAAARDWADKTEKEFGRIDGLVHLVGGWRGSSTFAETDLKDWDLLEKLLIRTVQSTSLAFQQGLQRSDRGRYVLISAAGASAPTAGNAAYSASKAAAEAWTLALADAFRKAGGDEGPKTAAAILVVKALVHDAMRAERPNAKFAGFTDVKELAEAIAGVWDMPAGEVNGKRLWLTPQP
- a CDS encoding DUF6421 family protein translates to MTEILVHDVADGVIATAPRVVEHAAWPALKKAVEEIRPWQSKDGSIDFAAEHAPSPATAAATLDRVVAAIEELSPLLPHDAAYHRALVADLRRWAAEGFGVPDFLDSLLAFQPAKNRADGLQHLVVFAMYTQNGNPDRNLEAVVLRMVWPEWLADLEATRYDNPLFCGITFEDFTSGYDTNSAVLFPETIAVREAPERFSWGGIFCDREAARFRRVTEASVDLLGVELPEDIREMIGDQTRCEQAFVLWDMVHDRTHSHGDLPFDPFMIKQRQPFWMYGLEELRCDLTAFKEAVKLEAEGNAHGRDVQYAVLFDRMFRFPVTGERVRNYDGLGGQLLFAYLHKHDVVRWTDNTLKIDWERAPKVTNQLCAEIETLYRDGIDRPKLVHWFAAYDLVSTYLAPHPGSRWAKGPDALDLTQPPRKLVDDVLPDEFPLSMFYEALSKKLKNVIASTKGITAADAEQAAA
- a CDS encoding glycerophosphodiester phosphodiesterase, whose protein sequence is MTFLTIGHRGVMGVEPENTLRSFVHAEQAGMDAIELDLHLSKDGALAVMHDAAVDRTTDGTGQIAERTMAELRGLDAGQGERVPVFEEVLDAVAAPLQAEIKDVAAARALAEVMLRRDLVERVEVSSFHDEAVAEIAQLVPGVRTVLIASRWGGDVVERAKAVGAATLALNIRRLTLETVEEAHAENLKVIGWVVNTQDQLRLVRALGLDGATTDFPEIRRAGRFTA
- a CDS encoding GNAT family N-acetyltransferase — encoded protein: MDTAPPRDSGQLTFRDATEDDVPALVRLIESAYRGDSSRAGWTTEADILQGQRTDADGVRAVVTAPSGRLLVVERDGEPVACCQLEHRGDAAYFGMFAVRPELQGAGLGKVIIAEAERTVVESWSVREMHMTVISVREELIAWYERRGYRRTGKLTPFPYGDERFGVPQRDDLAFELLIKDLPAA
- a CDS encoding DUF5134 domain-containing protein encodes the protein MHGPALSGWLLMVLCAVAGASCLSRTRVTTGEERRAARAEAVMGFGMAAMAVPAALLTPPSWAWAVYAVLFGGAALQALRSVRFGGHHLHHLVGSLAMVYMAVTMAPGAGHGGHGATPSAGGIPLLTGLLLAYYAFYVLRSAGRLIPVAAAAGAPGGGLGRGPQPELALACRLTMGIAMFAMLLTL
- a CDS encoding M56 family metallopeptidase; amino-acid sequence: MLVSLVLLLLGALAALVTPRLMARAQWPEREPVVALWVWQCVVAGVLLSFGLSMTFSASAAWQAVRGHVFAPAPHAVVEAYALAAYGPWSAVIAVLLALGGAWTLAMLVREIRRAQSRRARRRTELLVRSPLMPGETPGSERLVVLEGDRPDAWWLPGAAPQLVITTAALGRLKGRQLDAVLAHEQGHARARHDWLLHCSGALATGFPQIPVFAAFRDEMHRLVELAADDVASRRFGRLTTALALVGLNEDRGVFGPCPSTDAQVPLRVNRLLAPTERLTAGRKLRLTAAATLLPVVPLLVAFAPGLSALG
- a CDS encoding phosphatase PAP2 family protein, which encodes MDRPHLHSPDHRSADPRLVRTGLVCAALSVALVILVAVSWSPLMSLDRTIADTLHRNAVNEPALVQVNRVLTDWVWDPWTMRAAIAVTAIALWWRGSRWLAVWVAATSALSTLVQQVLKAAVDRERPRWPDPVDSAHYAAFPSGHVMTAVVTCALLLWLLRLHGTGPLVWRTALVVAVVSVVGVAFTRIYLGVHWMTDVVGGTLLGVTMAVFSILGYTVFRDRRADGRKERGRLSRADRGHGHRHTDGIQP
- a CDS encoding GNAT family N-acetyltransferase → MIDRPTVLIHRLAGRDLSPADGLSALLTAYHLRTEAEKGLTVDRADALPARYRAEILSPQSAFADDVVVIARSEGAPVGCLVVTAPVDGRTEIKRLWVDPAMRGAGIASSLVGCALDHAAQIGAGPVALSVWSWRTGAIALYERLGFTTVDSWDARDGLVCMEHA